Genomic DNA from Prunus persica cultivar Lovell chromosome G1, Prunus_persica_NCBIv2, whole genome shotgun sequence:
TGCAATCTGTTCGATAAAATGTACCAGATaagtttctctttctctccgtTTATAGGATGAATATAATATTGTACAATAAGTCATTATTGAAGCGCATATTGGCCACTTGCTTAGCCTTTATATTCCCGCTGGTGCCATGCGCGCATGCATGCATGGTTTGTTTTCACCCTTGATTAATTTATTCCCTTACGCATTGGAAATCAACTCAACTCGACGAATATAATTTGTTGAGAAAACATATGCTACAGAAAAGTGTATCTAAGTTCGACATTCTTCTACATTGTATGGATGGATCAGTAAAAGCATATCTATTCATGAGCACAAACACTCATCTCTCAATCATATGACTATTTAGAATCTTAGGGCTATCTTGAATATGATTCATTATAAAGACGGTCTAGGATAGGCTTTGTCTTGAGTTAGGTCATGTCCTATGCTGATAGGATACTGAACTAAGAGGGTGGATAGTGCTAAGTAGGAGGAGATATATGTCGGTTATCGTTCgatctctctttttctttttcttttttgtatttcttaTCTAGTAAACATTCTCTTTTTTGTCtatcatgatgatgatgatggatgGACAATGAATCGACTTGATGAGAAATTTCAATTAGCACCATACATTACAACAATCTCAgcttttgttttcatcttAAATTACGTGACTTGCACGATAGTGAATCCTTTTAATTAACATCAAATCATAGAGACAACTGAAAACATCCAACTTTAACATCTTCACAAAGCAAgcttaaataataaaaatgctAATACATGGGGATGGGGGGCCAGTTGAATTTGTGGAGCATCAACATGCCAATtataagttatatatatatatacaatatgTGTGCGAATGAAAGGTGGGTTAAAGCGATTTGCCTTTGAACAAAAGCTAAAGATTGGGATctaaaaaagccaaaactttAGGATATGCcttaaaataatatctttGCCATTATGTATCGTGGGGTTTCCAATATTTCTCTCATCatatgaaggagaagaagagtcCTTTTGTTTCGTCATCGATCCGTACCAATGATGCAAAACCTCAAAACGCTTTGATTAATTAGCAAAAATAGAATGCCTTTGGGGTTAAGCTTGGAGATAGTGACATAAACCCacaattttctttctatttttggaAACTATATTACTAATAATAATTCATCATTTCCTTGCACAAACAAACTGCACCATTAGTCATAATTATAATgtcatattaataaaataaataaactaactTTAACAATCTTATTGCAGGTTAAAGTATATAATTAATGATGATGAGAAGGATCGATATGAGAAGGTGGCGTGCTTGCTTCCAATTGCAAATTCATTGACAAGGACAAACAAAATGAGCACGTTCAGTATTATGGTGAtgcttaattataattattcactaaattAGCTTTGGCttaatggtggtggtggggcaAATTAATTCTTATAGCGGCACAACTCaactcaatatatatatatactaggtGCTGCTTTTCTCGGTAATGACTAGCTGCTTTCTTTAGTTTTTGATGGATTTTAAAGACTCTTTCTTCACTCCACTATAACTATATTTTGGAAAACGATTTTGATGTAATATAATACTCTTAACCATATAACTTCctccttattttcttttgtttatgaatttctataaaatattatatactaGATGCATTTTGAGGGTTACCgttcattatttttctatgATTAGGTCCATTATATTTGGTTCTCAATGAAATTCACTTCAACTGTTCGTAAGGTAAATCTAGCCCAATCTATTTTGAAATCCTGAATCCATCACTACGCGTAGTGTTAATATTATAAAACCAGAAGATTAAGTTGATTGGTTGATATCATCTTTCTTTGTCAAATAGTATAGCATAGCATATTGTCTGACAGTTGTGTTAATTTCGATTACAAGTTTGAAGCACCAATTTACTTGATCATcgacttaaataattaaaagtttcagaataatatttttaacaatatatatagcaTCAACGTTGATATTCATGTGTCTGGGAACTATTAATGGATGGATATTTCTGGTTTTTGGTTGCTACCCAACTTTTGTGGTTGGGAGACCCTACCAACCCCGATGGTAGGAGGTGTGCTTTATGCGACTTCACCCACTAAGGTCAAGGTGAACAGCTCAAGACCACTGTATGCCTCACCTGTGGGAAGGTTTTCATGGCAATCAATCACTTTAATGCCCTGTTTAGTTACAAACTCATGCTACTAAGTTCGGCACAATGGATGGATATTTGAATTTGCTCCAATCTCATCTTtttccaaacaaaaaagaaaatatgacaTGAAGCTCTATGAATATACAGGTGAAGTTGAAACTTTGATAGATGGAATTACAGAAATTCAACCGGCTATAGCTTTTATAAATAGTCAaaacattatatatatgtctTACAGTTTTCATGAGCCAAAGATTACGTACATGCGATGAGATAGTACTTGCTGATGAGGTTTGAGATCACTTGAGTCTTTTCCTAACCCCACTTACTGCCCACAAATACATTATGCAAACCAAGCCCTACATCCTTAGTCACACCATATTAATGTACAATTTTAGCAAATCTTAATTCATCACTGCAGTGCAGTCtgcatgtatattatattatattatattatattatattatgtcaCCCTTATTGATCATAGGCAGACTAGCTTAGCTAGCTTTGCATCATTGGCTCATCATGCCACGAGGGACGACACGACATGCGAGTGGCTTCTTCATCTCCAGAGACAGCCTCAAACACTCCGAAAGGTCCACCGCCTCTGCCGGAATCCACTTGAATTGGTGCAAAAGCCTAGCAAGCCACAAGTGGACGGTGGCTAAGCCCAACGCTTTGCCCGGGCACACTCTCCGGCCAGACCCGAATGGGGCAAGCCTAAGATCCGACCCCATTATAGACACGTCCTCCTCGATGAACCTCTCGGGCCTGAACTCCGAGGGATCCTTCCAGATGGACGGATCATGGGTTATGGCCCACATGTTAACCATTGCGGTTGTGCCAGCTGGGATGAAGACCTTGTCTACGTGGACATCATGGACCGCGAGGCGGGCCCATGATAGCAATGGGCCTGGAGGGTGCATTCGGAGAACTTCCTTGACTATGGCCTGTAGATAAGGCAGGTTCGGAAGGTCGGAATCTTGCACTAGCCTGTTATTCCCCACGTGCGTGTCCAGCTCCTGCTGTGCTTTGGCTTGTATGTCTGGGTGTAAGACTATCCTCGCCATAATCCACTCCAGAAGTATAGCAACCGTATCCGTTCCTCGAAATACCATTTCCTGGATaatgtcaaataaaaaaaaggtaaagacAATGAACACATCAAAAACCTAATTGCAAACAAATCTtagtgtatatataataaatgttaatataattaaaacattattATACTGTGCATGTCCACCAAGAATCTGAAGTTCCATGAAAAAATGGTAAACAGAAAGGAGATCAACGTGGAGAGCACAAAggagaaaatataatatggtGTTAGTGATCCAAAGTGTATGGATCATGGATTCCCAGGAACTCGTACGGGATATGATTTTAATGAAAGTGgataatcaatattaattaaataatccCAAAAGAATAACATTAGCTAGCCTGAGCAGGTCTCCATGATATTACTGTGGTCACATCTAAGTTGAAGTTAATTACTGGaatgaaaataattgagaATCTTGTGGTCCAATACCAAGTTACAGTCTAGCAGACAAGCATAGCTAATAGCTATGGTGTTATGTCATGAGGTTCCATGCATCCAAATCTTGGAAAGTTTTGTTAAACTCCTTTTCCCTGTTGCTGAGAGTGACTGAATGAGTCGACATGTTTTGGGTTGTCAAAAAATCATATGAACTATTGGGAAAAATATCCCAGCTAAAGGTTGAAGATTACAGAGGCATCTGTCAAACAACATCTGTCAAACATAATgaaaaaactataaaaaatgaagaagagaataataaatatttatatgtatatatgtatgtgaaTTCCCAAAGAGAaaacttatatataataaCTTATTTGTACCGCATTATCATTTGTAACCCTAACCCTTTTAGAATACAtgtaacaatatatataaagaataaAGGCTCAAAATCTGAGAAAGAATTAAAGAATTAAgaagttgagagagagagagagagagagattgctCACCCACAAAACAGCAACCATGTCTGTATCAGTTAATTTATCCTCTTGGGGCAAAGCAAGCAGGGCACTCAGAAAGTCATTGCCAGCACTGAAATCTCCtgctctttttctctccctcaCAATTTGGCCCACGACACAGCTAACCTCAGCCGCCAATTTGTGACACTTTCTCTTCACACCATAAAAGTCTAAAAACCTCAGAGGAAAATAATCCTCCAAATTAGACCTAGAAATCAACTCATAACCTTGTTTCACCATATCATGCAACATTAACGTTAGATTAGAAGTTGAACTACCCTCCTTTTCTTCTAAACCAAAAACACTCTCAATTATGTTACTCAAAGAACCCTTTTGCAATATTTCTTTCAATCCCACAACCCTATTTTCTTTCATCTCATCCCAAATTTCCACAATCATTTCATTGGCCACTTTCTGCCTCAGGGCTTCTAGGCCTCCGATTCTCCTTGGTGAGAACATATGGACCGCTGCTATCCTGCGCAGGTGGCGCCAATATGTCCCAGAAGGAGCAAACCCAATGGCACGCTCAAACATTAGCAACTTAGCCGACTGCTTAATCGGACGGTCAGAAAAAGAAGACCCTCCTAGGATTTCCCTAGCAGTGTCCGGATGGCTGCTGATGATGACACGTGTTGTGCCCAGGCTGAATGCCATGAGCCTGGTTGCCTTGAGAGAAGTTGCCATAGTGGACAGTTTCTGATGGGCAAGAGAACCCATTTGATGGGGCAAGAACCCCAGCACAGGCCACCCAACAGGGCCTCTGAGCTTTGGCCCTTTTGGGGAGTTTTGGTAATTTGACCATGCAAAGCCTCCAGGGACAAGCCAGtagttgaggaagaagaagagagggagagtgaGAGCAGTTGAGAATACGGTTTGGTGTAAAATTGTCGTGGCTCCAAACCAAAAGACTAAGATGGAAAGGTTGGCGAGCATGAAGAGTTTCATTATTTGAAGTGATGGGGGTGATGGGGGACTGCGGCAGGAAACAATAGAGGAATAAAAAAGCTAGTGGAATTGCCTCGAAATGGAAATTTGCCGTGAGAATGGCATGTGGGTTCATTAGTATATATACTACCGTGTAAAGTTATCTGGGTTAAGGGTTTGTTAACCATGGTTAAGGCATACGCAAGCCAAGCACCCCCTTGTGAtccttttttattcaattttcaaaattgtcaCTCTTTAGAATTTTGTGTATACTACTGTATTATTTGCATGGCTTGGTTGTTCTTGTTTGTGTGGCGTATGGCTGGTGTACACGAtcttgaaattaaaataaaactcgccaaatatttttatttttatttgtttatataagcgatatgaaaaaagagaaattaaatctaaaactttaaatgcaaaaataaatactcttaatcaTTAGAGCTACATGCTTGTCAAATATTAAGTTCAACGAACCTATATTTCAAAATGATGGGGGAGGAGAGAACATCTAGTATATTTTGTTGTCTGCATGAGGGCATAAATTCCACATGGGGTTCACGTCGAAACAACATTTTTGGAAGCACCCCACCTCAAAATCAAGATCAGAATCATGAATTAAAGAAGACCATCAACGGCGGTTGCCTGTTCAATGTATTTTTCCCTACGAGCATGTATGCACATGTAACATAACATGTGTTTTGAAGATATATATCATAATATTTGTCCTGTTTTTGGGTTCATTAGattcatttactttttttttaatgattagATTCATTTACTtaccacaaaagaaaaaggataaaaaaaaaaaataaaaacagctGGAAGGCAATAACTCCAACATGTTTATTAACCCGcattacacacacacacttgtGGGTGGGTAACAATTTTCTGCTTTGTTTAAGGAGAGCCAAAATGGTCAAATCAAAGCTTGGATAGAAATGTGTTTGTTGTGTGGTGGGAGATCGGCCACTACACACagattcatcttcttcttcttcttttgttggcCGTACAAACTTTTATGAtaatttgggtttgtttaatGATGTCGAGGGCAGCTGCTGACTAGCTTTTCTCGTAATTAAGTTAATTAGATGGATTGGGCACTGCGATTCATTAAGCattgaaattttagaaaatctCAAAGAGCCTTTCTGTTTCCGGATGCTTCTTCTCTGGGACCAAATCTGCAAATCCTACACTTGGACTCAAGATTGCCTTACCCACTGACTCAGCGTGCTTTGGTTATGCAGTCCACGTGTCACCAACAGCAGCTCATTTTCGTGCCTCTATTATTGTTTTTAGCCTCAGCATCCAAAGGGGAAAGCACTTATATGAAACGgaaataacattattttgctATTCTCGGCCAATAATAATATGTCACGTGTGATAATTGTTTCACATGACAAATTGTGATTGGTCGGGGATAGCAAAATGGTGTTATCTCCGtttcatacaagtttttctaCTCCAAAGGAAATGTCAAATATCaaacattaaatttaaaattaatgacttaagtggcaatttgacatataatataattttacaaTCCACCTAATGTGTCaaactaaaatattattttattacatattgtttattaatttactacaatataGTCACATTAAttgagaaataataaaaaaataatgaaataatatgACAAAGTCAaacaactaaaaataaaagcaaggaaGAGATGTTATTCTAAGTAGGATTTAACATTTCGGTTGGAGTGAGTCTCAAACTATTTTTTCTACCTACTAAAAGTGCTACGTTGGATTTAACATCTCCCTTGAGAGAAAGACTTCTATGAAATAGGGATAACACTATTTAGCTATTTCCGGCCAATTATACTATAATACGCGTGATAACACTTTTACATGGTATAATATTATTGGTTAGAGATAGCAAAAAAGTGATATTTTGcaactaagtttttctcctcCCTTAGAGAGGAGCTCTTTTGATGTTTTACTTGGAAAGTGACATCCTCCGTCCCCATCTCTGAAGGCAGggttgaattgaaaattacaagtTGGGCTGAATCTAAATTGGGCAATGAAACATGTCGGGGAGGCTGATTGGAAATTGAAGACGGCTTTGACCCTTCATCATCTTAGCCCAGCATTTAATCTCACCTGATATGTACGCCTTATGCAAGTGGTGAATTGAGGTCACATTTGGCGGAAATGCTATAATAAGGGGTTGTGGGTG
This window encodes:
- the LOC18792108 gene encoding cytochrome P450 78A5, producing MKLFMLANLSILVFWFGATTILHQTVFSTALTLPLFFFLNYWLVPGGFAWSNYQNSPKGPKLRGPVGWPVLGFLPHQMGSLAHQKLSTMATSLKATRLMAFSLGTTRVIISSHPDTAREILGGSSFSDRPIKQSAKLLMFERAIGFAPSGTYWRHLRRIAAVHMFSPRRIGGLEALRQKVANEMIVEIWDEMKENRVVGLKEILQKGSLSNIIESVFGLEEKEGSSTSNLTLMLHDMVKQGYELISRSNLEDYFPLRFLDFYGVKRKCHKLAAEVSCVVGQIVRERKRAGDFSAGNDFLSALLALPQEDKLTDTDMVAVLWEMVFRGTDTVAILLEWIMARIVLHPDIQAKAQQELDTHVGNNRLVQDSDLPNLPYLQAIVKEVLRMHPPGPLLSWARLAVHDVHVDKVFIPAGTTAMVNMWAITHDPSIWKDPSEFRPERFIEEDVSIMGSDLRLAPFGSGRRVCPGKALGLATVHLWLARLLHQFKWIPAEAVDLSECLRLSLEMKKPLACRVVPRGMMSQ